The genomic stretch atcagaaagtttgggcagatgggtcgaggtaatacctcatatctgtcctccaccatttgtgaggaattcattgaattgatgggtgcaaaaaccaaacaggctatagcagatgaactgcaagcaagcaaatactactctatcattgtggattcaaccccagatttatctcatgtggaccaattgacattcatattccgttttgttagcaaagagggcagtgttgttgaacgctttgtgggttttgagcccattactagccatacaggtgaaagtttggctaactgtgtcatgtctgtgttggaaaatctagggttagagctgtcaaattgcagggggcaggcttatgataatgccagcaacatgtcagggaggtataatgggttgcaggctcacttaaagaaaagcaacccattaatacactatattccatgtgcagctcactctttgaatttggtgggagtcaacagcattgacagatgtggaaatgaagtctctaagtattttgacttgattcagtctatttacaacttcacaactgcatccacacaccgatgggacagggtatttggcaattccaacatagatctcacacttaaagctttatccaacacgcgttggagttgccgtgcagaatctaccaaagcactgtggcagaactacagtaaaataaaagcagcactacaggttatttccactgatgacacagagaaacgagacacacgaactgaagctgacagtctagtgcggaagctggattcacttgagatggccttcatggcaggcttttgggacactgttctgtccagatttcaggccacaagtctgcaacttcaaaaagcagacatggaccttggtacagcagttagattgctggaatctctgcgcacctttgttctctcccaaagagatctatttgatcattttgagcagaaagccttaaacatgttgggtggcaccccatcttacagggctgaacggacgaggaaacgtaaaaagtttgctgatgaatcagcatccccagatgttgtgcttgagggaaggcaactgtttcaaatagagacatttattgcctctattgatcaactgagttcaagccttaatcaccgtctggaggcctacaaacatctgaacaatttgttcagtgtccttttctctttggatacagagtccaatgcttcagtccttcacaaggccaagattctcactgaatcatacccatctgacctcaatgaaagtcttggacaggagcttatacagttcaaatcttttatacagctcaacaacactgatgaggagaggaccccttcaggactgctcaaaacaataatacattttggactacagcctacgtttcctaatacatacattgcgctacagatttttctcactctaccggtcagtaactgtgagggagaacgctcattctctcttttgtcaagagtaaaaaattagctgcgcacaagaatgactcagaaaagattaaatgcgttatctctaatggcaattgagagtgagctgacaagagagttggacttcaatgatgtggtggatgattttgcaaaattgaaagcacgaaagaaaccccttgcttaaaggtgcactgtgtaagatttttaggttatttccagaattcacccattcactaatgttaggctacctgttttcatgaatacttaccaccaccataaaattctaagtatccattatgacttggagaattgcacttttgccatttctgggaagtgtcacctggattgtgaagataggattgactttaggcagaagcttggtgctttctctggcaaactgaacctcaagcttcattctctgcagctttgcattcttgtgcagactttcatccacaaggaacttttcaacttccccactatcgtgaaggggccatcaaaagatttcagtgtgtccagcatgtctagtctcttactctcctttctttgagccatctcttgtttctcatctgccctactctcgaattttgccttcatgaatttactccagttgagttcaacctccctttttgcttgtgctgctgccttgaaacctctgaagctcctggctcttctgtaaaattattgacctattgactgcgttcagtgtgcccaacttcttcagtttgtagtccaccttgccacattgtctctccatcccaatgttgtgcacaggggtgccatcaatgttactagcctgttcactgacagggtccattgggaaggtctcctcatccatcctctgcctggccaggacagtcttcagatggggcagcatgagatctgtcagctgcttcacttcatccaagtattcggcagccacgtctgacactgagttcaggacatgtccagtgcctgtccagccactatagcattcttggaaatgggctatcttgacctgcatgcagcccttgtaccatgaactggcctacacctttctttgtggtgctctccgatgcatgttatcattttacctttctccttctcctcaagcttaaccacaaatagatacagactttgagcctcaatttgctgcacagctgccgttatgccaatgtgttttcctaagatattattttatttttaatgatagaagggaggaaaagggggcaaaaatcatgtccgatttagttttttgggtgggttggggggtttatttcatgatagctaccaacttccaatacataatatctctcaaatgacccaatgcaccatcactgaagtgggcgtaatcattttcaaaaatgtttatttttaggccatttatcccctccccctgtgtctgtgtgaaacctgtgcttgtcagtgtctgtgtggtatacctaatagtgtgtgtgcagtatgtgcactcttctgtacagtacagtgtgcatgtctgttcacagtatacagtatttcttgcatagtgcgtgcgtgtgtgtgcgcccacacgcgcggggggttgaggggccaagaccatgtcaggcccagggggccaaaatttcttaatccgcccctgactataatgaaaacggaagaacgccactttgcagaggcatgtgcagaacagtttcaaactgtggcatgcaagtgggaaattgaaagaaaagttacaaccattgggactgacagtgcacgcaatatgattgctgcggctcgtattctaccatacgagcatatgccctgtatcgcgcacgtcatacagagaagcatcactgtgagtctcgctgacagcggatttgttcctgcattagccaagtgtcgcaagattgtgggacattttaaacacagcccggcaaacttaacggagctgaatgcagagcaggtgaaactcggacagcagcaggagccactgatccaagacgttccaacgcggtggaattccacacttgaaatggtcaaacgcatcatccccaatcaagcagcaataaaagcaaccctggatcaacagcagcataatctcgtcatgctgacgccagcagaatgggataaactccagagactggagacccttctagagccctgccggtaagccttccatcatataatgtggaaattcattgtaggctgaaattaaattattaaaccaaacgttaatctactattaaatgtaacaacttgcattcaagtaatttacttgagtctttctccttctctctctctctctctctctctctctgtgtgtgtgtgtgtgtgtgtgtgtgtgtgtgtgtgtctgtgtgtgtctgtctctgtgtgtgtgtgtgtctgtctgtgtgtgtctgtctgtgtgtgtgtgtgtgtgtgtctgtctgtctgtgtctgtctgtctgtgtgtgtgtgtgtgtgtatctgtctgtgtgtgtgtgtgtgtgtctgtctgtggctgtgtgtgtgtgtgtgtgtgtgtatctgtctgtctgtgtgtgtgtgtgtgtgtgtgtgtgtgtctgtctgtctctgtgtgtgtgtgtgtgtgtgtgtgtgtgtgtgtgtgtgtgtatctgtctctgtgtctgtgtgtgtgtgtgtgtgtgtgtgtgtgtatctgtctctgtgtctctctctctgtgtgtgtgtgtgtgtgtgtgtgttttccactgcaggtatgtgactcagatcctgggtggggaggcctacgtctcctgctcagtggtactacctgccctctgccacttacaccgtgtaatggaaacttctgatgaggaccctgcatacatgattagatttaagaccaaattcaaagacgacctaggctcccgccaagaacacaccaacaatgcatggctcaagattgcaaccgcactggacccacgttttaaggacttgaaaagtgtgcccaaggcagacagagaggaggtgtggaccaaacttggaggccttctgcgtgaatcacctggaagaccttcacacactactgaagatgggccacccaagaagaaaatgaaccttcttctacagctgggctcagattcagaatcagatgaagaggtacagcctgacagagccttacacaggtacagagcagagcccaccattgaaatgacggactgtcccttgcagtggtggtcatctcatgcaggagcccatgacaagctggctccgttggctcggaaatatctagccactcctgcatcctcagttccctgtgaaagactcttctcacttgccggtcacattgtgcaaaagaagcggtcagctttactctcagaaaatgtggacaaattggtttgcctcagtaactggctaaaggatgaatagagaagcgggccacatgtaattgtgtaggccatgttcttttggtttgataaaaaagagaaatctctttgtttttcctttgttgaagagaaatggccaagatggctagtgtgttacagaaggagacaccatcctattttgttttactatttcagtttcatttaaataagagacgccatcctattttgttttcctattttgacgaggaaatgtcattgtaaaaaacaggatgttattaaaataaacatgcatacatatgttaaatgcacatgtcttctgtcatttatctttcaattcccacaaaaatatacagttaatggcatattttggacatagttcgaatcgtgattaatcatgattaattaatttttaagctgtgattaatctgattaaaaattttaatcatttgacagccctaatatatatatatatatatatatatatatatatatatatatattagagatgtccgataatatcggcctgccgatattatcggccgataaatgctttaaaatgtaatatcggaaattatcggtatcgttttttttatcatctgtatcatttttttgttgtttttttattaaatcaacataaaaaacacaagatacacttacaattagtacacctacCCAAAAaagctccctcccccatttacactcattcacactcattcacacaaaagggttgtttctttctgttattaatattctggttcctacattatat from Entelurus aequoreus isolate RoL-2023_Sb linkage group LG17, RoL_Eaeq_v1.1, whole genome shotgun sequence encodes the following:
- the LOC133632000 gene encoding E3 SUMO-protein ligase ZBED1-like; this encodes MIAAARILPYEHMPCIAHVIQRSITVSLADSGFVPALAKCRKIVGHFKHSPANLTELNAEQVKLGQQQEPLIQDVPTRWNSTLEMVKRIIPNQAAIKATLDQQQHNLVMLTPAEWDKLQRLETLLEPCRYVTQILGGEAYVSCSVVLPALCHLHRVMETSDEDPAYMIRFKTKFKDDLGSRQEHTNNAWLKIATALDPRFKDLKSVPKADREEVWTKLGGLLRESPGRPSHTTEDGPPKKKMNLLLQLGSDSESDEEVQPDRALHRYRAEPTIEMTDCPLQWWSSHAGAHDKLAPLARKYLATPASSVPCERLFSLAGHIVQKKRSALLSENVDKLVCLSNWLKDE